A DNA window from Camelina sativa cultivar DH55 chromosome 13, Cs, whole genome shotgun sequence contains the following coding sequences:
- the LOC104734522 gene encoding protein ENHANCED DISEASE RESISTANCE 4, with protein MASQTGQKIRLVKCPKCLKILQEDEDVPVYQCGGCSAILQAKRRNVAPNSAPSAVESERAQANEPPSEPETNNVSSSSGQDTVLPSPIESTEKELGDLELSNWDETNEIHKQECSLGDSEKNEGQDNSRLKSDTMNTMPEASSGCLSVDHAVAGRASNSSGNVDISPDASPVEDEQSQLDYPVNKTPSAYDVVAEGASNSSGNAEISPDASPVEDKQSQLDYPANKTSSAYDGSESSTDEMEDQLLDEDQQWKTLQKLRSDKFEMHRYPGNYKEEGASSSSTFFENRRNGITAYNERPQQNRSLQLEGPGGRLGTQGRRHVTEQLRPDVPFYPREPYTRLSPSYPSHDEFDRYSRAHSLQMPPYGGGINHEFVDYMYSNNPRARGRGQGSRISGEMASDRRNHPGWSSGQLHNSYSSYSASPQRPMEQSEYQPRWSHEIVSDVEDHQRNRHANHLHELQTRRLKERQRVAKRHVRPTAGGAPFVSCYRCSENLQLPVDFLIFKRKHHLLRCGTCTTVLRFSLQSRNHLVPAITHDIDVHRSSNSTSESPSDRAPSQPEKLSSSVQDEELPAARGSPLHRLMGYSTVSQVFKASQRPPSV; from the exons ATGGCGAGCCAGACGGGTCAGAAAATCCGGTTAGTGAAGTGTCCCAAGTGCTTaaagattcttcaagaagacgaagatgttcCAGTTTATCAATGTGGTGGTTGTTCCGCCATTCTTCAAG CAAAAAGGCGGAACGTTGCTCCAAACAGTGCACCAAGTGCAGTAGAGTCAGAGAGGGCTCAAGCCAATGAGCCGCCAAGCGAGCCTGAAACCAACAATGTGTCCAGCAGCTCGGGGCAGGACACGGTTCTTCCATCACCCATTGAGTCTACGGAGAAGGAGCTTGGTGACTTGGAGTTATCTAATTGGGATGAGACAAATGAAATTCATAAACAGGAATGTTCACTTGGTGATTCTGAGAAGAATGAAGGACAAGACAACTCCAGATTGAAGTCTGATACGATGAACACCATGCCAGAAGCTAGCTCTGGATGCTTGAGTGTTGATCATGCGGTGGCTGGAAGAGCGAGTAATTCATCTGGTAATGTTGACATCTCACCTGATGCCTCCCCTGTTGAAGACGAGCAAAGCCAACTTGATTATCCTGTAAACAAGACTCCTTCTGCTTATGATGTGGTGGCTGAAGGAGCGAGTAATTCATCTGGTAATGCTGAGATCTCACCTGATGCTTCCCCTGTTGAAGACAAGCAAAGCCAACTTGATTATCCTGCTAACAAGACTTCTTCTGCTTATGATGGGAGTGAGTCTTCAACTGACGAAATGGAAGACCAACTTTTGGATGAAGACCAGCAGTGGAAAACTCTTCAGAAACTGAGATCAGACAAATTTGAGATGCATAGATACCCTGGGAACTACAAGGAGGAAGGTGCTAGTTCCTCCTCCACTTTCTTTGAGAATAGGCGCAATGGGATTACCGCATACAACGAACGGCCTCAGCAGAACAGGTCTCTGCAACTAGAGGGACCAGGAGGGCGTCTTGGTACACAAGGGAGGAGACATGTGACAGAACAACTTCGGCCTGACGTGCCTTTCTATCCGAGAGAACCATACACACGTCTAAGCCCTTCATATCCTTCACATGATGAGTTTGATCGCTATTCCCGTGCACACTCGCTTCAAATGCCGCCATACGGTGGAGGCATTAACCATGAATTTGTTGACTATATGTATTCCAACAACCCAAGGGCAAGAGGTCGAGGCCAAGGGAGTAGGATCTCAGGAGAGATGGCAAGTGACAGAAGGAACCATCCCGGTTGGTCTTCAGGTCAGCTTCATAATTCTTATAGTTCATATTCCGCAAGTCCACAGAGACCAATGGAACAATCTGAGTATCAACCGAGATGGAGCCACGAGATAGTCTCAGATGTGGAGGATCATCAGCGTAATAGACATGCTAATCACCTCCATGAGCTACAGACCCGTCGTCTTAAAGAGAGACAACGTGTGGCCAAGCGTCATGTCCGTCCAACAGCCGGTGGGGCACCTTTCGTCAGCTGTTACAGGTGCTCAGAAAACCTGCAGCTTCCTGTAGACTTTCTCATATTCAAGAGGAAGCATCATCTTCTCAGATGCGGCACTTGCACCACTGTTCTCAGATTCTCACTTCAATCGAGAAATCATTTAGTTCCTGCCATAACACATGACATTGATGTTCATAGGAGTAGCAATTCAACATCAGAGTCTCCCAGCGACAGAGCTCCCTCCCAACCCGAAAAGCTGAGCTCCTCTGTTCAGGATGAGGAGCTACCTGCGGCTAGAGGCTCTCCGCTTCACCGACTAATGGGATATTCTACTGTAAGCCAAGTCTTTAAAGCTTCACAACGTCCTCCTTCTGTATAG
- the LOC104734521 gene encoding uncharacterized aarF domain-containing protein kinase At5g05200, chloroplastic: MAVSAFRGTRLPLLHYSQFPVVRTGSGSSKKMIGGRNLKGFVLSAQYSQSQDLFTSRLQSQIEKLPKMVEDIVQTSINTGPRGVTRLVQGVQAFVGVGGEWLNDLSKSTSVPGGLPSELQLGLLSPLYLRKLFERMGATYIKLGQFIASAPTFFPPEYVEEFQNCFDKAPPVPFEEIRKILQEELGKPIDSVYEYVDPTPIASASIAQVHGARLRGSQEDVVIKVLKPGIEDFLVADLNFIYVVARIFEFLSPEFSRTSLVGIVKDIRESMLEEVDFNKEAQNIDSFKRYLETMGLTGQATAPRVYKYCSSRRVLTMERLYGVSLTDLDSIRSLVSSPENSLITALNVWFGSLLGCVSFHADVHAGNLWLLRDGRIGFLDFGIVGRISPKTWAAMEVFLASIATEEYESMASALIQMGATNTDVDANAFARDLEKMFSSIQELDTEIVVATARGTNSDTTAVAANVIMDERQMNTLFLDLVRVSESYGLKFPREFALLLKQLLYFDRYTRLLAPNLNMLQDQRISIGNNKRMNRYNDNFN, encoded by the exons ATGGCGGTCTCTGCTTTTCGCGGGACGCGTTTACCGTTACTTCATTATTCTCAG TTTCCCGTCGTGAGAACTGGATCAGGAAGCTCTAAGAAGATGATCGGAGGCAGGAATTTGAAGGGATTTGTTCTTTCGGCCCAGTATTCACAAAGCCAGGACCTTTTCACTTCTCGCCTTCAAA GCCAGATAGAGAAGTTACCCAAAATGGTGGAAGATATAGTTCAGACATCGATAAACACAGGTCCACGCGGCGTGACACGCCTTGTCCAAGGCGTTCAAGCCTTTGTAGGGGTTGGGGGAGAGTGGCTAAATGATTTATCTAAG TCTACAAGCGTGCCTGGTGGATTACCAAGTGAATTGCAGCTTGGTCTACTGTCTCCTCTATATTTGAGGAAACTCTTTGAACGCATGGGAGCTACTTACATTAAGCTGGGCCAG TTTATAGCATCTGCGCCAACTTTTTTCCCACCTGAATATGTCGAAGAATTTCAGAACTGCTTTGACAAAGCTCCTCCGGTACCGTTTGAAGAAATTCGTAAAATCTTGCAAGAGGAGCTTGGTAAACCCATAGACAGTGTATACGAATATGTTGACCCTACGCCAATTGCATCAGCCTCAATAGCACAA GTACATGGTGCAAGGCTTAGAGGCTCCCAAGAGGATGTAGTGATTAAAGTCTTGAAGCCTGGGATAGAAGATTTCTTAGTGGCAGATTTGAACTTTATCTACGTTGTTGCCCGTATATTTGAGTTCCTTAGTCCTGAGTTTAGCCGTACTTCGCTG GTTGGTATTGTCAAAGACATTCGTGAGTCAATGCTTGAGGAAGTAGATTTCAATAAGGAGGCTCAGAACATTGACTCATTTAAGAGATATCTTGAAACCATGGGGTTGACAGGGCAAGCTACTGCTCCAAGAGTGTATAAGTACTGCAGCAGCCGGCGGGTACTTACAATGGAGAGGCTATATGGAGTTTCCCTGACTGATCTAGATTCTATTAGATCACTTGTTTCCAGTCCTGAAAACAGCCTTATTACCGCGCTTAATGTGTG GTTTGGAAGTTTGCTTGGGTGTGTAAGCTTCCATGCTGATGTACATGCAGGAAACTTATGGCTGTTGCGTGATGGCCGGATTGGGTTTCTTGATTTTG GCATTGTTGGTCGTATATCCCCCAAAACATGGGCTGCAATGGAAGTATTTCTAGCGTCTATTGCAACTGAGGAATATGAATCCATGGCCTCTGCTTTGATTCAAATGGGCGCTACAAACACAGATGTTGATGCCAATGCTTTTGCAAGAGACTTGGAAAAGATGTTCTCATCTATCCAG GAACTAGATACAGAGATAGTAGTGGCTACAGCTCGTGGAACAAATTCGGACACAACTGCTGTTGCTGCTAACGTAATTATGGATGAGAGACAGATGAATACTCTTTTCCTCGACCTG GTCCGTGTTAGCGAATCATATGGGCTTAAGTTCCCAAGAGAGTTTGCACTTCTATTGAAGCAGCTTCTGTACTTCGATCGATACACGAGACTACTAGCCCCGAACCTGAACATGCTGCAGGATCAACGGATCTCTATCGGAAACAACAAGCGGATGAATCGATACAATGACAACTTCAACTGA